A stretch of the Gracilinanus agilis isolate LMUSP501 chromosome 4, AgileGrace, whole genome shotgun sequence genome encodes the following:
- the LOC123244248 gene encoding cytochrome c oxidase assembly factor 3 homolog, mitochondrial produces the protein MAAVGPGGGMGSEAGKAPAAQRIDPAREKLSPAQLHFMRQVELAQWQKTLPQRRGRNILTGLSIGALVVAIYGYTFYSVAQERFLDDLEDKAKAARVKIAGDNSS, from the exons ATGGCGGCTGTAGGCCCTGGGGGAGGCATGGGGTCTGAGGCCGGGAAAGCTCCAGCGGCGCAGCGCATTGACCCGGCTCGAGAAAAACTGAGCCCGGCCCAGCTGCACTTCATGAGGCAGGTGGAGCTTGCCCAGTGGCAGAAAACGCTTCCGCAGCGGCGGGGCCGGAACATCCTGACCGGCCTGAGCATCGGGGCCCTGGTGGTGGCCATTT ATGGCTATACATTCTACTCAGTGGCCCAGGAGCGGTTTCTGGATGATTTGGAAGATAAAGCCAAAGCTGCTAGAGTGAAAATTGCTGGGGACAACAGCTCCTAA